The following coding sequences lie in one Nocardioides sambongensis genomic window:
- a CDS encoding phosphoribosyl-ATP diphosphatase, with translation MKTFDALFAELTETARTRPEGSGTVRALDAGVHAIGKKLVEEAAESWMAAEHEGPERTAEEISQLLYHAQVLMLASGLSLEDVYTHL, from the coding sequence GCTCACCGAGACGGCTCGGACCCGTCCCGAGGGATCCGGCACCGTCCGTGCCCTCGACGCGGGCGTCCATGCGATCGGGAAGAAGCTGGTCGAGGAAGCCGCCGAGTCCTGGATGGCCGCCGAGCACGAGGGCCCGGAGCGGACCGCGGAGGAGATCAGCCAGCTGCTCTACCACGCCCAGGTCCTGATGCTCGCGAGCGGACTCTCGCTCGAGGACGTCTACACCCACCTCTAG